Proteins from one Apis cerana isolate GH-2021 linkage group LG11, AcerK_1.0, whole genome shotgun sequence genomic window:
- the LOC107995868 gene encoding protein bunched, class 2/F/G isoform isoform X1, with translation MADNVHRKSHKLSDGSRKISNPVHRTTTETIRLGEPEKLYQPVSLTTSSNVTASNQCRKKTSSFQITSVTVGSRMSNDAGEDSNDDLDESHTEDNSVEHSRITDIDIETPSYSEDTFSKEDVFFNTSNAALSTAPVIPTSSQYGLAIVPSEGNNVSNSVNDSNINTLDITSVTDNNIINLLSSNVKQDADLREVHSHGRNERFKVVKIESTEPFKRGRWTCMDYLDHTSVNQPTAISTPKVSDPNEVCISYGVTDSGIVIPDAPKQSIVSEDKGMGIDTNGQVSAHADVHTSIGVPNNSTSVSSANYAVSNSIPPNAQHNPTQVQTQTNVQAPSQIPQYFQSSAQQLASQQQQQSGQGSTLPSNLQPTHPNNLTQPQSMPQGSIPIITQTGSSNVTSQQNIPHSKEDTYVTVSTQNQSLPVQNVCQPSVQQTPVPTSQAPNILVSQQQQHAPQQQQQQHPQNQQQQQPQQQQQPQQSIPNPKTMTQISEPLTAIQGMQSIQNIHKVPQTGAQQTSSTIHAPGAPVQSQVIPSSQIQPTTSGSNTQVQMAQVSASCQNVVGGMQQGNMTFHQPDPEQDSISGIVAGSTTQSADTTLLESLTEVTQGSDEHHTLEDNESMSGTSAVAIDNKIEQAMDLVKSHLMFAVREEVEVLKEKIAELMDRINQLEAENSILKAHATPETLAQLNQSTAKLPQNNSGSGQ, from the exons ATGGCAGATAATGTACACAGAAAATCCCATAAGCTATCGGATGGTagtagaaaaatatcgaatccaGTGCATCGTACAACTACTGAGACGATTCGGTTAGGAGAGCCAGAGAAACTGTATCAGCCGGTTAGTTTGACTACTTCGAGCAACGTGACGGCCAGTAACCAGTGTCGGAAAAAGACATCGTCTTTCCAGATTACAAGCGTTACTGTTGGTTCTCGTATGAGCAATGATGCCGGTGAAGATTCAAATGATGATCTTGATGAATCGCATACGGAGGACAATTCGGTCGAACATTCGCGTATTACCGACATTGATATTGAAACGCCTAGCTATTCAGAAGATACTTTCTCCAAAGAggatgtattttttaataccagTAATGCTGCCCTCAGCACTGCTCCGGTGATTCCTACAAGTTCTCAGTATGGTTTGGCAATTGTTCCCTCTGAAGGAAATAATGTCAGTAATTCGGTAAATGATAGCAATATCAATACTTTGGATATTACATCTGTTACCGACAACAACATTATCAATTTACTTTCAAGTAATGTTAAACAAGATGCAGATTTACGTGAAGTACATTCACATGGTAGAAATGAGAGATTCAAAGTTGTTAAGATTGAAAGTACTGAACCATTTAAAAGGGGCAGATGGACTTGCATGGATTATTTGGATCATACATCAGTCAATCAACCAACAGCAATCAGTACACCAAAAGTATCAGATCCAAATGAGGTATGCATATCATATGGAGTAACAGATAGTGGAATTGTTATACCTGATGCACCTAAACAATCAATTGTATCAGAAGATAAAGGTATGGGCATTGATACTAATGGACAAGTATCTGCACATGCAGATGTGCATACATCAATTGGTGTACCAAATAATTCTACATCTGTTTCAAGTGCTAATTATGCAGTAAGCAATTCAATTCCTCCCAATGCGCAGCATAATCCAACGCAAGTTCAAACACAAACTAATGTTCAGGCACCTTCGCAAATTcctcaatattttcaatcttcaGCTCAACAATTGGCATctcaacaacaacagcaaagTGGCCAGGGTTCCACATTACCTTCTAATCTACAGCCAACTCATCCCAATAATTTGACTCAACCTCAAAGTATGCCCCAAGGTTCTATTCCTATTATAACACAAACTGGTAGTAGCAATGTAACATCTCAACAAAATATACCTCATTCAAAAGAAGATACATATGTGACAGTGAGCACACAAAATCAATCATTACCAGTCCAAAATGTTTGTCAACCTTCTGTGCAGCAAACACCTGTACCAACATCACAGGCACCTAATATTCTAGTTtcgcaacaacaacaacatgCTCctcaacaacagcaacaacaacatcCTCAAAatcaacagcaacaacaaccacagcagcagcaacaacctCAACAATCAATACCTAATCCAAAAACAATGACTCAAATATCTGAGCCATTGACTGCCATACAAGGAATGCAGAGCAtccaaaatattcataaagttCCTCAAACAGGTGCACAACAAACATCATCAACTATTCATGCTCCTGGTGCACCAGTACAATCTCAAGTGATACCATCATCTCAAATACAACCAACAACTTCTGGTAGTAATACTCAAGTACAAATGGCACAAGTATCAGCTAGCTGCCAAAATGTTGTAGGTGGTATGCAACAGGGAAATATGACATTTCATCAACCAGATCCGGAACAGGATTCTATTTCAGGGATTGTAGCTGGATCCACTACCCAATCTGCTGATACTACTCTTTTAGAATCATTAACCGAAGTGACTCAAGGCAGTGATGAACATCATACCCTCGAAGATAATGAAag TATGTCGGGGACTAGCGCTGTAGCAATTGATAATAAGATTGAGCAAGCCATG GATCTTGTTAAGAGTCATTTGATGTTTGCTGTACGAGAAGAAGTTGAAGTACTCAAGGAAAAAATAGCTGAGCTTATGGATCGTATAAATCAATTGGAAgctgaaaattcaattctgaAAGCACACGCGACTCCAGAAACATTGGCTCAATTGAACCAATCAACAGCAAAATTACCCCAAAACAATTCAGGAAGTGGTCAATAG
- the LOC107995868 gene encoding protein bunched, class 2/F/G isoform isoform X2, translating to MADNVHRKSHKLSDGSRKISNPVHRTTTETIRLGEPEKLYQPVSLTTSSNVTASNQCRKKTSSFQITSVTVGSRMSNDAGEDSNDDLDESHTEDNSVEHSRITDIDIETPSYSEDTFSKEDVFFNTSNAALSTAPVIPTSSQYGLAIVPSEGNNVSNSVNDSNINTLDITSVTDNNIINLLSSNVKQDADLREVHSHGRNERFKVVKIESTEPFKRGRWTCMDYLDHTSVNQPTAISTPKVSDPNEVCISYGVTDSGIVIPDAPKQSIVSEDKGMGIDTNGQVSAHADVHTSIGVPNNSTSVSSANYAVSNSIPPNAQHNPTQVQTQTNVQAPSQIPQYFQSSAQQLASQQQQQSGQGSTLPSNLQPTHPNNLTQPQSMPQGSIPIITQTGSSNVTSQQNIPHSKEDTYVTVSTQNQSLPVQNVCQPSVQQTPVPTSQAPNILVSQQQQHAPQQQQQQHPQNQQQQQPQQQQQPQQSIPNPKTMTQISEPLTAIQGMQSIQNIHKVPQTGAQQTSSTIHAPGAPVQSQVIPSSQIQPTTSGSNTQVQMAQVSASCQNVVGGMQQGNMTFHQPDPEQDSISGIVAGSTTQSADTTLLESLTEVTQGSDEHHTLEDNERNRKLIFNKIVNLIATASTCFSIFINKFSHVIFIAVCRGLAL from the exons ATGGCAGATAATGTACACAGAAAATCCCATAAGCTATCGGATGGTagtagaaaaatatcgaatccaGTGCATCGTACAACTACTGAGACGATTCGGTTAGGAGAGCCAGAGAAACTGTATCAGCCGGTTAGTTTGACTACTTCGAGCAACGTGACGGCCAGTAACCAGTGTCGGAAAAAGACATCGTCTTTCCAGATTACAAGCGTTACTGTTGGTTCTCGTATGAGCAATGATGCCGGTGAAGATTCAAATGATGATCTTGATGAATCGCATACGGAGGACAATTCGGTCGAACATTCGCGTATTACCGACATTGATATTGAAACGCCTAGCTATTCAGAAGATACTTTCTCCAAAGAggatgtattttttaataccagTAATGCTGCCCTCAGCACTGCTCCGGTGATTCCTACAAGTTCTCAGTATGGTTTGGCAATTGTTCCCTCTGAAGGAAATAATGTCAGTAATTCGGTAAATGATAGCAATATCAATACTTTGGATATTACATCTGTTACCGACAACAACATTATCAATTTACTTTCAAGTAATGTTAAACAAGATGCAGATTTACGTGAAGTACATTCACATGGTAGAAATGAGAGATTCAAAGTTGTTAAGATTGAAAGTACTGAACCATTTAAAAGGGGCAGATGGACTTGCATGGATTATTTGGATCATACATCAGTCAATCAACCAACAGCAATCAGTACACCAAAAGTATCAGATCCAAATGAGGTATGCATATCATATGGAGTAACAGATAGTGGAATTGTTATACCTGATGCACCTAAACAATCAATTGTATCAGAAGATAAAGGTATGGGCATTGATACTAATGGACAAGTATCTGCACATGCAGATGTGCATACATCAATTGGTGTACCAAATAATTCTACATCTGTTTCAAGTGCTAATTATGCAGTAAGCAATTCAATTCCTCCCAATGCGCAGCATAATCCAACGCAAGTTCAAACACAAACTAATGTTCAGGCACCTTCGCAAATTcctcaatattttcaatcttcaGCTCAACAATTGGCATctcaacaacaacagcaaagTGGCCAGGGTTCCACATTACCTTCTAATCTACAGCCAACTCATCCCAATAATTTGACTCAACCTCAAAGTATGCCCCAAGGTTCTATTCCTATTATAACACAAACTGGTAGTAGCAATGTAACATCTCAACAAAATATACCTCATTCAAAAGAAGATACATATGTGACAGTGAGCACACAAAATCAATCATTACCAGTCCAAAATGTTTGTCAACCTTCTGTGCAGCAAACACCTGTACCAACATCACAGGCACCTAATATTCTAGTTtcgcaacaacaacaacatgCTCctcaacaacagcaacaacaacatcCTCAAAatcaacagcaacaacaaccacagcagcagcaacaacctCAACAATCAATACCTAATCCAAAAACAATGACTCAAATATCTGAGCCATTGACTGCCATACAAGGAATGCAGAGCAtccaaaatattcataaagttCCTCAAACAGGTGCACAACAAACATCATCAACTATTCATGCTCCTGGTGCACCAGTACAATCTCAAGTGATACCATCATCTCAAATACAACCAACAACTTCTGGTAGTAATACTCAAGTACAAATGGCACAAGTATCAGCTAGCTGCCAAAATGTTGTAGGTGGTATGCAACAGGGAAATATGACATTTCATCAACCAGATCCGGAACAGGATTCTATTTCAGGGATTGTAGCTGGATCCACTACCCAATCTGCTGATACTACTCTTTTAGAATCATTAACCGAAGTGACTCAAGGCAGTGATGAACATCATACCCTCGAAGATAATGAAag AAAcagaaaactaatttttaacaagattGTGAATTTAATTGCTACAGCATCTACATGTTTCAGCatcttcataaataaattttcgcatgtaatttttattgcagTATGTCGGGGACTAGCGCTGTAG
- the LOC107995986 gene encoding RCC1-like G exchanging factor-like protein isoform X1 → MLNTIKINLKNKVQKSSRIIKLNKIENKKPISKTLPVFQYPISNERDHRVYVWGMADHGALGTLKSTVYEKGISYIPKPKRLSFGERHDVTNIACGYGFTAFAVRSNDKNILYGSGINTDSQLGFDEKDKKFPNGLITEPRPINLPIKDSSTKVLDIAAGRAHLLVLTNEGLFTLGNNAYGQCGRPIILNENYEKSTVIHHIPSIKGKKIKSITAGQDHSILLTESGEVYTFGWGADGQTGLAHYRNEYRPSLVKGDLAGQHIIKVACVADCVLALSDKGKVFGWGNSEYAQLFVEDGNQQVNIATEIDKLKHLGHIVDIACGGCFCMVLNNTGDVYVWGFGILGFGPKITKIVQPTLIPATLFGNNAYQKNTKVIKIFCGMNHLAALTNTGDLYMWGCNKFGSLGLGDCKDQYFPLKVNVGAQVKKVACGIDHTVILCKPFI, encoded by the exons atgttaaatacaataaaaataaatttgaaaaataaagtacaaaaatcgagtagaattataaaacttaataaaattgagaacAAAAAAccaatttcaaaaactttaccag tttttcAGTATCCAATAAGTAATGAAAGAGATCATAGAGTATATGTTTGGGGTATGGCAGATCATGGTGCTCTTGGTACATTAAAATCGACAGTGTACGAAAAGggtatttcttatattccaaAACCTAAAAGATTGTCGTTTGGAGAAAGGCATGATGTAACAAATATTGCTTGTGGTTATGGTTTTACTGCTTTTGCTGTGAGAtccaatgataaaaatattttatatggaaGTGGAATAAATACAGATTCACAACTTG GTTTtgatgaaaaagataaaaaatttcccaATGGTTTAATAACTGAACCAAGACCTATTAATTTACCAATTAAAGATTCTTCTACTAAAGTCCTAGATATAGCAGCTGGAAGAGCACATTTGCTTGTATTAACAAACGAAGGTTTATTTACATTAGGAAATAATGCATATGGACAATGTGGTCGTCctataatattgaatgaaaattacgaGAAAAGTACAGTTATTCATCACATACCTAGCATTaagggaaaaaagattaaaagtatAACAGCTGGCCAAGATCACAG CATACTCTTGACAGAATCTGGTGAAGTTTATACCTTTGGCTGGGGTGCAGATGGACAAACTGGATTAGCACATTATCGAAATGAATATAGGCCAAGTTTAGTAAAAGGAGATTTGGCTGGacaacatattataaaagttgCATGTGTTGCAGATTGTGTATTAGCACTCAGCG ATAAAGGAAAAGTATTTGGTTGGGGTAATTCTGAATATGCACAGTTGTTTGTGGAAGATGGAAATCAACAAGTGAATATAGCCACAGAGATAGATAAATTGAAACACTTAGGTCATATTGTAGATATTGCTTGTGGTGGTTGCTTTTGTATGGTTTTAAAca ATACAGGTGATGTTTATGTATGGGGTTTTGGTATTCTTGGTTTTGGtcctaaaattacaaaaattgtgCAACCAACTTTAATTCCAGCTACACTTTTTGGAAATAATGCATATCAAAAGAATACAAAA gtgataaagatattttgtgGTATGAACCATCTTGCAGCTTTAACAAATACTGGTGATTTATATATGTGGGGTTGTAACAAATTTGGATCTTTAGGATTAGGAGATTGTAAAGACCAATATTTCCCCTTGAag gTCAATGTAGGAGCACAAGTAAAAAAAGTTGCTTGTGGAATAGATCATACAGTTATTCTTTGTAAACCTTTTATTTAA
- the LOC107995986 gene encoding RCC1-like G exchanging factor-like protein isoform X2 yields MADHGALGTLKSTVYEKGISYIPKPKRLSFGERHDVTNIACGYGFTAFAVRSNDKNILYGSGINTDSQLGFDEKDKKFPNGLITEPRPINLPIKDSSTKVLDIAAGRAHLLVLTNEGLFTLGNNAYGQCGRPIILNENYEKSTVIHHIPSIKGKKIKSITAGQDHSILLTESGEVYTFGWGADGQTGLAHYRNEYRPSLVKGDLAGQHIIKVACVADCVLALSDKGKVFGWGNSEYAQLFVEDGNQQVNIATEIDKLKHLGHIVDIACGGCFCMVLNNTGDVYVWGFGILGFGPKITKIVQPTLIPATLFGNNAYQKNTKVIKIFCGMNHLAALTNTGDLYMWGCNKFGSLGLGDCKDQYFPLKVNVGAQVKKVACGIDHTVILCKPFI; encoded by the exons ATGGCAGATCATGGTGCTCTTGGTACATTAAAATCGACAGTGTACGAAAAGggtatttcttatattccaaAACCTAAAAGATTGTCGTTTGGAGAAAGGCATGATGTAACAAATATTGCTTGTGGTTATGGTTTTACTGCTTTTGCTGTGAGAtccaatgataaaaatattttatatggaaGTGGAATAAATACAGATTCACAACTTG GTTTtgatgaaaaagataaaaaatttcccaATGGTTTAATAACTGAACCAAGACCTATTAATTTACCAATTAAAGATTCTTCTACTAAAGTCCTAGATATAGCAGCTGGAAGAGCACATTTGCTTGTATTAACAAACGAAGGTTTATTTACATTAGGAAATAATGCATATGGACAATGTGGTCGTCctataatattgaatgaaaattacgaGAAAAGTACAGTTATTCATCACATACCTAGCATTaagggaaaaaagattaaaagtatAACAGCTGGCCAAGATCACAG CATACTCTTGACAGAATCTGGTGAAGTTTATACCTTTGGCTGGGGTGCAGATGGACAAACTGGATTAGCACATTATCGAAATGAATATAGGCCAAGTTTAGTAAAAGGAGATTTGGCTGGacaacatattataaaagttgCATGTGTTGCAGATTGTGTATTAGCACTCAGCG ATAAAGGAAAAGTATTTGGTTGGGGTAATTCTGAATATGCACAGTTGTTTGTGGAAGATGGAAATCAACAAGTGAATATAGCCACAGAGATAGATAAATTGAAACACTTAGGTCATATTGTAGATATTGCTTGTGGTGGTTGCTTTTGTATGGTTTTAAAca ATACAGGTGATGTTTATGTATGGGGTTTTGGTATTCTTGGTTTTGGtcctaaaattacaaaaattgtgCAACCAACTTTAATTCCAGCTACACTTTTTGGAAATAATGCATATCAAAAGAATACAAAA gtgataaagatattttgtgGTATGAACCATCTTGCAGCTTTAACAAATACTGGTGATTTATATATGTGGGGTTGTAACAAATTTGGATCTTTAGGATTAGGAGATTGTAAAGACCAATATTTCCCCTTGAag gTCAATGTAGGAGCACAAGTAAAAAAAGTTGCTTGTGGAATAGATCATACAGTTATTCTTTGTAAACCTTTTATTTAA
- the LOC107995985 gene encoding uncharacterized protein LOC107995985 yields the protein MAKFLYLFIFIALTVYAQENALRNLPSSLRECYENKYLLERDNRLPHTLNTFIAILRKIENTEGLNMDLRTLSIAILHRFRQDGIAPNPSIPTQDGISPYAPNTHQFFRFAQSLRLIPGNAFNFPNNSITDVERCTLHFMLSSSVEIYERGDETKVCRFVDTYRYPRNVKDKHKTKTENIANDVETLSFDEIKNMKHKNKDEHMVDPNSIYQDPPPNHPDSARLSALVLSKCPVENGVVKTPWGATSFGLVLAGIASATQPGLVNLYDLESDILQKNNSLLKQLTIENKWLATFAGDLAEVALRQGPLNDKTISVGATGNWNSTALPRWYFLNSNDKYEMTTAEIRGDLDGLILANETYKWYNTIPNLKLSQIFDMYYSSLGVFDSSIRACNRRKLFTSVASHEKLIAETYSAALLLQPDLAKATLDNQIIKKFSENAVNELEKYVPLQMNKDLSCVETDKLYKFNQISIDLTIILDTNWEFSAIKVILAYLLENVDINQFNSNFTLINGHNGIPMINSTYNILDFYAYNSSHYENITHGFDLPKSLMKLEMYLMNKLNTERSRGVGGARSDIVLIIPRTSDISKTDKEYCLQIISRMREEIPDTMIFIMAYGSKDPWFDLTHNRTTDLFSIGIGDTEETLKPIVNMVIPRINQVPKRLINTQCGSDYISSGFSNSYDDYVTPNGINFYKLHPNYFYNSDNITKIKIKGTESDSLIVCSSREPLDINTTNASQSCVSISNEEHSITVSCSDANFIHECPSLYISIASNASTISYQCTDFRVCRVPNLIKYTISYENMVCISGATKITFNSFILIIMLYFLNI from the exons ATGGCaaagtttttatatctttttatttttattgcattaa CTGTATATGCACAAGAAAATGCACTTAGAAATCTTCCATCATCTCTTCGAGaatgttatgaaaataaatatcttttggaAAGAGATAATAGATTGCCACATACTTTAAATACATTCATTGCAATActtcgtaaaattgaaaatacagaGGGTCTTAATATGGATCTAAGAACTCTGTCGATAGCAATTCTACATCg TTTTCGACAAGACGGTATTGCTCCAAATCCTTCGATTCCTACTCAAGATGGAATATCACCCTATGCACCAAATACCCatcaattttttcgttttgctCAATCTCTACGTCTCATACCTGGAAATGCTTTCAACTTCCCTAATAACAGTATTACAGATGTTGAAAga TGTACATTACATTTTATGTTATCAAGTAGCGTTGAAATTTATGAACGAGGAGATGAAACAAAAGTTTGTAGATTTGTAGATACTTATAGATATCCAAGAAATGTTAAAGATAAGCATAAGACGAAGACTGAAAATATTGCTAATGATGTAGAAACTTTATCATTTGATGAaat aaaaaatatgaagcataaaaataaagatgaacACATGGTTGATCCAAACTCAATTTATCAAGATCCACCACCCAATCACCCAGATAGTGCTCGATTATCAGCATTAGTTCTTAGTAAATGTCCTGTGGAAAATGGTGTTGTAAAAACTCC atGGGGTGCAACTTCTTTTGGGTTAGTACTTGCTGGAATAGCTTCAGCTACACAACCAGGATTAGTAAATCTTTATGATTTAGAATcagatattttgcaaaaaaacaattcacttttaaaacaattgactatagaaaataaatggtTGGCGACTTTTGctg gaGATTTAGCAGAAGTAGCTTTAAGACAAGGCCCTCTAAATGACAAAACAATTAGTGTTGGAGCAACTGGTAATTGGAATTCTACTGCTTTGCCACGatggtattttttaaattctaatgataaatatgagaTGACAACGGCAGAAATCAGAGGAGATTTAGATGGCTTAATTTTGGCCAATGAAACTTATAAATGGTACAATACAATACCTAACTTAAAACtttcacaaatttttgatatgtATTATAGTTCATTAGGAGTTTTTGACTCTTCCATTAGAGCATGTAATAGAAGAAAACTATTTACATCTGTTGCAtcacatgaaaaattgattgcagag acaTATAGTGCTGCTTTATTACTACAACCTGATTTAGCAAAAGCAACGCTCgacaatcaaataataaaaaaattttcagaaaatgcggtaaatgaattagaaaaatatgtgc cTTTACAAATGAATAAGGATCTTTCATGCGTTGAaacagataaattatataaatttaatcaaatatccaTTGATTTGACAATCATTTTGGATACAAATTGGGAATTTTCTGCGATAAAAGTTATTCTTGCATATTTACTAGAAAATGtagatataaatcaatttaattccaactttacattaataaatggTCATAATGGAATACCAATGATTAATAGCACTTATAACATTTTGGATTTTTATGCTTATAATTCATCACATTATGAAAATA ttactcATGGTTTTGATCTACCTAAATCACTCatgaaattagaaatgtaTCTGATGAATAAACTTAATACTGAACGTAGTCGTGGAGTTGGTGGTGCACGTTctgatattgttttaattattccacGTACTTCTGATATATCTAAAACTGATAAAGAATATTGTTTGCAAATTATATCACGAATGCGAGAAGAAATTCCag atacaatgatttttattatggcGTATGGATCCAAAGATCCATGGTTCGATTTAACTCACAATCGTACGacagatttattttctattgggATCGGAGATACAGAAGAAACTTTGAAACCAATAGTTAACATGGTTATTCCAAGAATAAATCAAG ttccCAAACGCTTGATTAATACACAGTGTGGATCAGATTATATCTCATCtggattttcaaattcatatgATGATTATGTTACACCGAatggtattaatttttataaattacatcctaattatttttataacagtgataatataacaaaaataaag attaaaggCACTGAATCAGATAGTTTAATTGTATGTTCGTCACGAGAACCATTAGATATCAATACAACAAATGCATCACAATCATGTGTATCAATATCAAATGAAGAACACAGCATTACTGTTTCTTGTAGTGATGctaattttattcatgaatGTCCATCACTTTATATATCGATAGCTTCAAATGCTTCCACTATTTCTTATCAATGTACtg attttcgaGTTTGCAGAGTTcccaatttaataaaatatactatatcttACGAAAACATGGTATGTATCAGTGGAGCaactaaaattacatttaattcttttattttaataataatgttatattttttaaatatatga